Proteins from a single region of Streptococcus oralis:
- the pyk gene encoding pyruvate kinase, which yields MNKRVKIVATLGPAVEIRGGKKFGEDGYWGEKLDVEASAKNIAKLIEAGANTFRFNFSHGDHQEQGERMATVKLAEKLAGKKVGFLLDTKGPEIRTELFEGDAKEYSYKTGEKIRVATKQGIKSTREVIALNVAGALDIYDDVEVGRQVLVDDGKLGLRVVAKDDATREFEVEVENDGIIAKQKGVNIPNTKIPFPALAERDNDDIRFGLEQGINFIAISFVRTAKDVNEVRAICEETGNGHVQLFAKIENQQGIDNLDEIIEAADGIMIARGDMGIEVPFEMVPVYQKMIITKVNAAGKVVITATNMLETMTEKPRATRSEVSDVFNAVIDGTDATMLSGESANGKYPLESVTTMATIDKNAQTLLNEYGRLNSDTFERNSKTEVMASAVKDATNSMNIKLVVTLTKTGHTARLISKYRPNADILALTFDELTERGLMLNWGVIPMLTEAPSSTDDMFEIAERKAVEAGLVESGDDIVIVAGVPLGEAVRTNTMRIRTVR from the coding sequence ATGAACAAACGTGTAAAAATCGTTGCAACTTTGGGTCCTGCGGTTGAAATCCGTGGTGGTAAAAAATTCGGTGAAGACGGATACTGGGGTGAAAAACTTGACGTTGAAGCTTCAGCTAAAAACATTGCTAAACTGATTGAAGCAGGAGCAAACACTTTCCGTTTCAACTTCTCACACGGTGACCACCAAGAACAAGGTGAGCGTATGGCAACTGTTAAACTTGCTGAAAAACTTGCAGGTAAAAAAGTTGGTTTCCTTCTTGATACTAAAGGACCTGAAATCCGTACAGAATTGTTTGAAGGTGACGCAAAAGAGTACTCTTACAAAACTGGTGAAAAAATCCGTGTTGCAACTAAACAAGGAATCAAATCAACTCGTGAAGTGATTGCTTTGAACGTTGCTGGTGCTCTTGATATCTACGACGATGTTGAAGTTGGTCGTCAAGTATTGGTTGACGATGGTAAACTTGGTCTTCGCGTTGTTGCAAAAGACGATGCAACTCGTGAATTTGAAGTTGAAGTTGAGAATGACGGTATCATTGCTAAGCAAAAAGGTGTAAACATCCCTAACACTAAAATTCCTTTCCCAGCTCTTGCTGAACGCGATAACGATGATATCCGTTTCGGTTTGGAACAAGGTATCAACTTCATCGCAATTTCATTTGTACGTACTGCGAAAGACGTTAACGAAGTTCGTGCAATCTGTGAAGAAACTGGTAACGGTCACGTTCAATTGTTTGCGAAAATCGAAAACCAACAAGGTATCGATAACTTGGATGAAATCATTGAAGCTGCTGACGGTATCATGATCGCTCGTGGTGACATGGGTATCGAAGTACCATTCGAAATGGTTCCAGTTTACCAAAAAATGATCATCACTAAAGTGAACGCAGCAGGTAAAGTTGTTATCACAGCAACAAACATGCTTGAAACAATGACTGAAAAACCACGTGCAACACGTTCAGAAGTATCAGACGTATTTAACGCTGTTATCGACGGAACTGACGCTACAATGCTTTCAGGTGAGTCTGCAAACGGTAAATACCCACTTGAGTCAGTAACAACAATGGCTACAATTGACAAGAATGCACAAACTCTTCTTAACGAATACGGACGTTTGAACTCAGATACTTTCGAACGAAACTCTAAGACAGAAGTTATGGCTTCAGCTGTTAAAGACGCTACTAACTCAATGAATATCAAATTGGTTGTTACCCTTACTAAGACTGGTCACACAGCTCGTTTGATTTCTAAATACCGTCCAAATGCTGATATCTTGGCATTGACATTCGACGAATTGACAGAGCGTGGATTGATGTTGAACTGGGGTGTTATCCCAATGTTGACTGAAGCTCCATCATCAACAGATGATATGTTCGAAATCGCTGAACGTAAAGCAGTTGAAGCAGGCCTTGTAGAATCTGGTGACGATATTGTTATCGTTGCAGGTGTGCCACTTGGCGAAGCTGTTCGTACAAACACAATGCGTATCCGTACAGTACGTTAA